One window of Buchnera aphidicola genomic DNA carries:
- the ilvD gene encoding dihydroxy-acid dehydratase — translation MPIYRSFTSINGRNMSGARALWRATGVRDQDFGKPIIAVVNSFTEFVPGHIHLREVGKLVSQEILKHGGIPKEFNTIAIDDGIAMGHSGMLYSLPSRELIADSIEYMINAHCVDAMVCISNCDKITPGMLLAALRLNIPSIFVSGGPMESGKIKSVNTTIKIDLVDAIIHGASETVSEKKLLDIEQSACPTCGSCSGMFTANSMNCLTEAIGFSFPGNGTVLATHVDRKKFFLQAGKLIVNNAKEYYENNNPRLLPKNILTKAALENAMILDIAMGGSTNTVLHLLAMAHEAKVDFKMSDIDRLSRKVPHLCKLSPSTPVYHVEDLHRAGGVFGILSELNKANLLNTAELNVLGLTLQETINQHDILNKNNLDKITFYSAGPAGIKTIIPFSQSFRWSKVDVDRFQGCIRSKENAYSQDGGLAVLTGNLAKNGCIVKTAGIEKNNMIFSGPAKVYESQDDAVHAILNHKVKSGDVVVVRYEGPCGGPGMQEMLYPTTYLKSVGLDKKCALITDGRFSGGTSGISVGHVSPEASSRGIIALVNNGDIISINIPNRSLTLHVSPTELNNRKNKEEKRGKKAYTPRNRIRHISDSLKMYSILATSADTGAVRDISKIYFLD, via the coding sequence ATGCCCATATATCGTTCTTTTACAAGCATTAATGGAAGAAACATGTCGGGCGCAAGAGCTTTATGGCGCGCTACTGGCGTTCGAGATCAAGACTTCGGAAAACCTATTATTGCGGTAGTAAATTCTTTCACTGAATTTGTTCCTGGTCATATACATTTAAGAGAGGTAGGAAAATTAGTTTCTCAAGAAATTTTAAAGCACGGAGGAATTCCTAAAGAATTTAACACAATTGCTATTGATGACGGGATTGCAATGGGGCATTCGGGAATGCTGTACTCTCTTCCGTCCCGAGAATTAATTGCTGATTCTATTGAGTATATGATTAATGCACATTGTGTAGATGCAATGGTATGTATTTCTAACTGCGATAAAATTACACCCGGAATGTTATTAGCTGCATTGAGATTGAATATTCCTTCTATTTTTGTTTCAGGCGGACCGATGGAATCTGGAAAAATTAAATCTGTTAATACTACGATTAAAATTGATCTAGTTGATGCTATAATTCACGGAGCAAGTGAGACGGTATCAGAAAAAAAATTATTAGATATAGAACAATCGGCTTGCCCAACCTGTGGTTCGTGTTCAGGAATGTTTACAGCTAATTCAATGAATTGTTTAACCGAAGCTATTGGTTTTTCATTTCCTGGAAACGGAACTGTATTAGCGACGCACGTAGATAGAAAGAAATTTTTTTTACAAGCAGGCAAATTGATTGTAAATAACGCTAAAGAATATTATGAAAATAATAATCCTCGTTTATTGCCGAAAAATATTTTAACTAAAGCTGCTTTAGAAAATGCTATGATTTTAGATATCGCGATGGGCGGTTCAACAAATACGGTTTTACATTTACTCGCTATGGCCCATGAAGCTAAAGTAGATTTTAAAATGTCAGATATTGATCGTTTATCAAGAAAGGTTCCTCATTTATGTAAATTATCTCCAAGTACTCCCGTTTATCATGTTGAAGATTTACATCGTGCAGGAGGGGTTTTTGGTATATTATCTGAACTTAATAAAGCAAATTTATTAAATACTGCAGAGCTTAATGTATTAGGTTTAACGTTACAAGAAACAATTAATCAACACGATATTTTGAATAAAAATAATTTAGATAAAATAACTTTTTATTCTGCAGGTCCTGCAGGTATTAAAACTATTATCCCGTTTTCACAATCATTTAGGTGGTCTAAAGTAGACGTAGATCGTTTTCAGGGATGTATTCGTTCCAAAGAAAACGCATATAGTCAAGATGGGGGTTTAGCCGTTTTAACTGGTAATTTAGCAAAAAATGGCTGTATAGTAAAAACTGCTGGTATAGAGAAAAATAATATGATTTTTTCAGGTCCCGCGAAAGTTTATGAAAGTCAAGATGATGCGGTACATGCTATTTTAAACCATAAAGTTAAATCTGGCGATGTAGTAGTAGTAAGATATGAGGGTCCATGTGGAGGACCGGGAATGCAAGAAATGTTGTATCCAACTACATATTTAAAATCAGTAGGCTTAGATAAGAAGTGTGCTTTAATAACTGATGGTCGGTTTTCTGGTGGTACGTCTGGCATTTCTGTTGGTCATGTTTCTCCCGAAGCTTCTAGTCGAGGTATCATTGCACTAGTCAATAATGGCGATATAATTAGCATCAATATTCCTAATCGGAGTTTAACTCTTCATGTTTCGCCTACCGAACTCAATAACAGAAAAAATAAAGAGGAAAAAAGAGGAAAAAAGGCTTATACCCCTAGAAATCGAATACGACACATTTCCGATTCTTTAAAAATGTATAGTATTTTAGCAACTAGCGCTGATACTGGAGCTGTTAGAGACATAAGCAAAATATATTTTCTTGATTAA
- a CDS encoding IscS subfamily cysteine desulfurase codes for MKFPIYLDYAATTPADPQVKKKMHQYLSVEDIFGNPASRSHKLGWEAEEAVEISRNEIAQLIHADPREIIFTSGATESNNLAIKGIYEFHKKEKNHIITSKIEHKSVLDCCRYLENKGCSITYISPNKYGVVDIADIKESVNKNTLLISIMHVNNEVGSIQNIESIGNLCRKKEIFFHVDATQSIGKIKINLKKLKIDLLSLSAHKIYGPKGIGALYIRRKPRIRLTAQIHGGGHERGFRSGTLPVHQIVGFGAACKILRKNMYKDILHIKKLRDMLWQGLHDIPEIHSNSHLNYAVSNILNISFNFIEGESLLMALKNLAVSSGSACTSASLEPSYVLRAMGVKDELAHSSIRFSIGRFTTVEDIKYAILEIRKAVNKLRSLSPLWEMFQSGIDINKIIWN; via the coding sequence ATGAAATTTCCCATTTATTTAGATTACGCTGCTACAACCCCGGCAGATCCTCAGGTTAAAAAAAAAATGCACCAATATCTTTCTGTAGAAGATATTTTTGGCAACCCAGCATCTAGATCACATAAACTGGGATGGGAAGCAGAAGAAGCCGTAGAGATATCTAGAAATGAAATTGCTCAATTAATCCACGCAGATCCCAGAGAAATAATCTTTACTTCGGGTGCTACCGAATCAAATAACTTAGCAATTAAAGGAATTTATGAATTTCATAAAAAAGAAAAAAATCATATTATTACTAGCAAGATAGAGCATAAATCTGTTTTAGATTGTTGTCGATATTTAGAAAACAAAGGGTGCAGCATAACTTATATTTCTCCTAATAAATACGGAGTTGTTGATATAGCGGATATTAAAGAGTCAGTCAATAAAAATACATTATTAATTTCTATTATGCATGTAAATAACGAAGTAGGTTCTATTCAAAACATTGAAAGTATCGGCAATTTATGTCGAAAAAAAGAAATTTTTTTTCATGTAGATGCAACTCAAAGCATAGGAAAAATAAAAATAAACCTGAAGAAGCTAAAAATTGATCTATTATCGTTATCCGCGCATAAAATATATGGCCCCAAGGGGATAGGCGCATTGTATATTCGTCGAAAACCGCGTATTAGATTAACAGCACAAATACATGGCGGCGGGCATGAGCGTGGATTTCGCTCCGGAACTTTACCAGTTCATCAGATTGTTGGTTTTGGCGCAGCTTGTAAGATACTTAGAAAAAACATGTATAAAGACATATTACATATTAAAAAATTACGAGATATGTTATGGCAAGGTTTACACGATATTCCTGAAATACATTCAAACAGTCATCTTAATTACGCAGTAAGCAATATACTTAACATTAGTTTTAATTTTATTGAAGGTGAATCGCTCTTAATGGCATTAAAGAATTTGGCCGTTTCTTCTGGATCTGCCTGTACTTCAGCAAGTTTAGAGCCTTCATATGTATTACGAGCTATGGGAGTCAAGGACGAATTAGCTCACAGCTCTATCCGGTTTTCTATCGGACGCTTTACGACGGTCGAAGACATTAAATATGCTATACTCGAAATTCGAAAAGCAGTTAATAAACTAAGAAGTTTATCACCCTTATGGGAAATGTTCCAATCTGGGATTGATATAAATAAAATTATTTGGAATTAA
- the iscU gene encoding Fe-S cluster assembly scaffold IscU, which produces MAYSKKVLDHYDNPRNVGSFPEEEKNIGTSLVGAPACGDVMKLQIKVNKDKVIEDACFKTYGCGSAIASSSLMTEWVKGKTLKEAKKIKNTDIAKELDLPPVKIHCSVLAEDAIKRAIANYHQKCKNKNK; this is translated from the coding sequence ATGGCTTATAGCAAAAAAGTATTAGACCATTATGATAATCCTCGAAATGTTGGGTCGTTTCCTGAAGAAGAAAAAAACATTGGGACTAGTTTGGTTGGAGCCCCTGCTTGCGGCGATGTCATGAAGCTACAAATTAAAGTTAATAAAGATAAAGTGATAGAAGATGCGTGTTTTAAAACCTATGGATGCGGCTCAGCAATTGCCTCTAGCTCTCTCATGACTGAATGGGTAAAAGGAAAAACTTTAAAAGAAGCTAAAAAAATAAAAAATACTGATATAGCAAAAGAATTAGATTTACCTCCTGTAAAAATTCATTGCTCTGTCTTAGCCGAAGATGCTATTAAAAGAGCAATTGCTAATTATCATCAAAAATGTAAAAATAAAAACAAGTAA
- the hscB gene encoding Fe-S protein assembly co-chaperone HscB, translating into MNYFNLFQLPQILHIDKKKLINTFYSLQKKYHPDAQNHLELSKKEKLNMSIKINQGFTILKNKYTRAKYLLKLNKKKLLFKKIIVDNQKKWLIKQFQLHETIQNIQNNQNAFIKINKLIKEIKQEISLYFCKFEKKLEKQNIYSANKIFYQLSFIYKIYKKAKKIQAKNH; encoded by the coding sequence ATGAATTACTTTAATTTATTTCAATTACCGCAAATTTTGCATATTGATAAAAAAAAATTAATTAATACCTTTTATTCTTTACAAAAAAAATATCATCCGGATGCTCAAAATCATTTAGAACTAAGTAAAAAAGAAAAACTAAACATGTCTATTAAGATTAATCAAGGGTTTACTATCTTAAAAAATAAATATACTAGAGCAAAATATTTGTTAAAATTAAATAAAAAAAAGCTTTTGTTTAAAAAAATAATCGTAGATAATCAAAAAAAATGGTTAATTAAACAATTTCAACTTCATGAAACTATACAAAACATACAAAATAACCAGAATGCATTCATAAAAATAAATAAGCTGATTAAAGAAATTAAACAAGAAATATCGTTGTATTTTTGTAAATTTGAAAAAAAATTGGAAAAACAAAATATTTATTCAGCTAATAAAATATTTTATCAATTATCATTTATTTATAAAATTTATAAAAAAGCAAAAAAAATTCAAGCAAAAAATCATTAA
- a CDS encoding Hsp70 family protein: protein MKIINIFDNKRSFPSIIYLNKEKTVIGWKAKKFLSIDPKNTIKSIKRFIGIKYSEINKKKVNISCEISENIEKELVFHTDAGKITVSSIIKKFFSNIKKIIEKKLQKHIGGIVVTVPAYFNNIQKNIIRKSIERSQIKVLRLLNEPTAAAIAYGLEKKRKGFICVYDLGGGTFDVSILKISKGIFEVLSTNGDSKLGGDDFDYLLAVFLYSKIKNKIKINSKIFRKLIFIAEKVKINLSSQKLVTLEFLNQKITCSIKEFNDLIDSHIEKTLQIVSIALKDARLKISHIDDIILVGGSTYIPIIQSKVNLFFNKIPLVLINPTEVVVRGAGIQAYFLSNIKNNIKKSILLLDIIPLSIGIELIGGIMEKMIKKNTKIPTESIKVFTTFQDNQTGFCINVYQGEDKYVKNCKLLTKFKIKGLPYKKEEKIKLIVIFRIDVDNILSIIVKEKQLNIKRTIKIDSIYNNKNYIDLKNN, encoded by the coding sequence ATAAAAATAATTAATATTTTCGATAACAAACGCTCTTTTCCTTCTATTATATATTTAAATAAAGAAAAAACAGTAATCGGCTGGAAAGCAAAAAAATTTTTATCTATTGATCCAAAAAATACAATTAAATCGATAAAACGATTTATAGGAATAAAATATTCCGAAATAAATAAAAAAAAAGTAAATATTTCATGTGAAATATCTGAAAATATTGAAAAAGAATTAGTTTTTCATACTGACGCAGGAAAAATAACTGTTTCTTCTATTATTAAAAAATTTTTTAGCAATATTAAAAAAATTATTGAAAAAAAACTTCAAAAACATATTGGTGGAATAGTTGTTACCGTTCCAGCATATTTTAATAATATACAAAAAAACATCATAAGAAAATCTATAGAGCGTAGTCAAATAAAAGTATTGCGTTTACTTAATGAGCCCACTGCTGCAGCTATTGCCTATGGATTGGAGAAAAAGAGAAAAGGTTTCATATGCGTATATGATTTAGGGGGTGGTACTTTTGATGTATCCATATTAAAAATATCAAAAGGAATTTTTGAGGTTCTTTCTACTAATGGTGATAGTAAATTAGGGGGTGATGATTTTGATTATTTGCTAGCTGTTTTTTTATACTCTAAAATTAAGAATAAAATTAAAATTAATAGTAAAATATTTAGAAAATTGATTTTTATTGCAGAAAAAGTTAAAATTAATCTCAGTTCACAAAAATTAGTAACACTTGAATTCTTAAACCAAAAAATAACTTGTTCAATAAAAGAGTTTAATGATTTAATTGATTCTCATATTGAAAAAACATTACAAATTGTAAGTATAGCGTTAAAAGACGCTCGTCTTAAAATATCCCACATTGACGACATCATCTTAGTTGGAGGATCAACATACATACCTATAATTCAAAGCAAAGTAAATTTATTTTTTAATAAAATACCATTGGTTCTAATTAATCCTACCGAAGTAGTTGTTCGAGGAGCTGGTATACAAGCATATTTTTTATCTAATATTAAAAATAATATAAAAAAATCAATTTTATTATTAGATATTATTCCTCTTTCTATCGGAATTGAATTAATAGGAGGAATAATGGAAAAAATGATAAAAAAGAATACAAAAATTCCTACCGAGTCTATTAAAGTATTTACAACATTTCAAGATAACCAAACAGGATTTTGTATAAACGTTTATCAAGGTGAAGATAAATATGTTAAAAATTGCAAATTATTAACAAAATTTAAAATAAAGGGTTTGCCTTACAAAAAAGAAGAAAAAATTAAACTAATTGTGATATTTCGTATCGATGTAGACAATATTTTATCTATTATTGTGAAAGAAAAACAACTAAATATCAAGCGTACTATAAAGATTGACTCAATATATAATAATAAAAATTATATTGATCTAAAAAATAATTAA
- the fdx gene encoding ISC system 2Fe-2S type ferredoxin, translating to MPKVIFYPHKIILPKGLSVQGKKGDTILDTALSNNIKMEHACEKSCACCTCHCIIRKGFYSLSPCEEKEEDLLDKAWGLEKNSRLGCQARLGDQDIEVEIPLYHINHVNE from the coding sequence ATGCCTAAAGTAATTTTTTATCCCCATAAAATTATTCTACCAAAGGGATTATCTGTACAAGGTAAAAAAGGAGATACAATTTTAGACACAGCTTTATCTAATAATATAAAAATGGAGCATGCGTGCGAAAAATCTTGTGCTTGCTGCACATGTCATTGCATAATTAGAAAAGGATTTTATTCGTTATCTCCCTGTGAAGAAAAAGAAGAAGATCTTCTAGATAAGGCGTGGGGATTAGAAAAAAATAGCCGTCTAGGCTGCCAAGCCCGGTTAGGAGACCAGGATATAGAAGTAGAAATACCTCTTTATCACATTAATCATGTTAATGAATAA
- the der gene encoding ribosome biogenesis GTPase Der yields the protein MIPKIALIGRSNVGKSSLFNALTNSRNALIDQTLQTTRDRIYGYCLIKQNQFCIIDTAGICYLKKKENKNSIKYQSNQQTERAIQESDFLIFMVDAHIGITDLDFHIFRKIRKTNKPILLLINKIDNIDDISQITEFYSFGIKKIYQISILRKIGIDLFSKKMLIFWKKLNKTNFLIENKKTYFGSDFLKKKIKICVLGKPNVGKSSLINSLLSSNRIITHSTPGTTRGSVQVSLKQKNTTYIFTDTSGIRKSNKRKTRLEHISETKSLKIMKNSQMIIVVLDAYMGICSQDLFIINATLKSGSPFFIVFNKWDLIPKKKNNEIKKIINNRLNFIKNITYLHISALNRIGLKKIISQINNIFKESQKDFNSSYLTSVIHKAIIKNPLPMGATGKVIRLKYAHLSSKNPMLIIVHGTQTQNIPATYKKYLIRFLQKKLQILNTPIKIFFKNNINPYVNNKYLSSQK from the coding sequence ATGATTCCAAAAATTGCTTTAATCGGTCGATCTAATGTAGGAAAATCTAGTTTATTTAATGCATTAACAAATTCTAGGAATGCGTTAATTGATCAAACTTTACAAACTACACGAGATCGAATTTATGGATATTGTCTGATTAAACAAAATCAATTTTGTATTATTGATACAGCGGGTATTTGTTACCTTAAAAAAAAAGAAAATAAAAACTCAATAAAATATCAGTCAAATCAACAAACAGAACGAGCAATTCAAGAATCAGATTTTCTAATTTTTATGGTAGACGCACATATAGGAATTACAGATTTAGATTTTCATATCTTCAGAAAAATCAGGAAAACAAATAAACCAATTCTTTTATTAATTAATAAAATTGATAATATTGATGATATTAGTCAAATAACAGAATTTTATTCATTTGGGATTAAAAAAATTTATCAAATATCCATATTAAGAAAAATTGGAATTGATCTTTTTTCAAAAAAAATGTTAATTTTTTGGAAAAAACTTAATAAAACAAACTTTTTAATAGAAAATAAAAAAACTTATTTTGGTTCTGATTTTTTAAAAAAAAAAATAAAAATCTGTGTTTTGGGTAAACCCAATGTTGGAAAATCTTCTTTAATTAATAGCTTATTATCTTCGAATAGAATAATTACTCATTCTACACCTGGTACAACTAGGGGCTCGGTTCAAGTATCTTTAAAGCAAAAAAATACAACTTATATCTTTACTGACACTTCGGGAATTAGAAAAAGCAATAAAAGAAAAACAAGATTAGAGCACATATCGGAAACAAAATCCCTCAAAATAATGAAAAATAGTCAAATGATTATAGTAGTATTAGATGCATATATGGGTATTTGCTCTCAAGATTTATTTATTATTAATGCAACTTTAAAATCTGGAAGTCCTTTTTTTATTGTTTTTAATAAATGGGATTTAATTCCTAAAAAAAAGAATAATGAAATTAAAAAAATAATTAATAATCGATTAAATTTTATTAAAAATATAACATATTTGCATATTTCGGCTTTAAATAGAATTGGTTTAAAAAAAATTATATCTCAAATAAATAATATCTTTAAAGAATCTCAGAAAGATTTCAACTCTTCTTATTTAACTTCAGTCATTCATAAAGCAATTATTAAAAATCCTTTGCCTATGGGTGCAACAGGAAAAGTAATACGATTAAAATATGCGCACTTAAGTAGTAAAAATCCTATGTTAATTATTGTGCACGGAACTCAAACACAAAATATACCAGCAACATATAAAAAATACTTAATACGTTTTTTACAAAAAAAATTACAGATCCTAAATACACCCATTAAAATTTTTTTTAAAAATAATATTAATCCATACGTTAATAATAAATATCTTAGTTCACAAAAATAA
- a CDS encoding tetratricopeptide repeat protein — MKYKTYFDFFNRYKKYFFITFFLFFLSLLICTLIIYKKSLKKKEQMITEFKNIISAPDNKKLFPIKKQKCFFKKQNSIFNSLIGINLAKRYFLKKNYKESVKTIRKILLSISDENLRCFMELNLVKIFIKNKQFSSALNIINNVKNNDWKPIFQSYKKQCIL; from the coding sequence ATGAAATATAAAACATACTTTGATTTTTTTAATAGATACAAAAAATATTTTTTTATAACATTTTTTTTGTTTTTTTTATCATTATTAATCTGTACATTAATAATTTATAAAAAATCCTTAAAAAAAAAAGAGCAAATGATAACAGAATTTAAAAATATAATTAGCGCTCCTGATAATAAGAAATTGTTTCCTATAAAAAAACAAAAATGTTTTTTTAAAAAACAAAATAGTATATTTAATTCACTTATTGGAATTAATTTAGCAAAAAGATATTTCTTAAAAAAAAATTATAAAGAATCAGTTAAAACGATAAGAAAGATTCTTTTGTCTATTTCGGACGAAAATTTAAGGTGTTTTATGGAATTAAATTTAGTTAAAATTTTTATTAAAAACAAACAATTTTCTTCAGCTCTAAATATAATTAATAATGTCAAAAATAATGACTGGAAACCTATATTTCAAAGCTACAAAAAACAATGTATTTTATAA